The following proteins are encoded in a genomic region of Triticum dicoccoides isolate Atlit2015 ecotype Zavitan chromosome 1B, WEW_v2.0, whole genome shotgun sequence:
- the LOC119349444 gene encoding uncharacterized protein LOC119349444 isoform X2 produces the protein MGRQCHCSLGKAARAEEEDAPGIGGGWAGDDCSAAVSFRFTVWMVDSFFDGQTIHVKQRHEKSSGELIMCRCISPSSTCCRLRLFFLCWMFGPLMLHGSIQSEKKSSYTFLVRLVHEIR, from the exons ATGGGGCGGCAATGCCATTGTAGTCTTGGAAAAGcagctcgggcagaggaagaggacgcGCCCGGCATAGGAGGAGGTTGGGCGGGAGACGATTGTTCTGCTGCAG TGAGTTTCAGGTTCACGGTCTGGATGGTGGATTCGTTCTTCGATGGCCAGACCATCCATGTCAAGCAGCGGCATGagaagagctccggcgagctcatcATGTGCCGGTGCATCTCACCTTCAAGCACATGCTGCAGACTCCGACTG TTCTTTCTTTGCTGGATGTTCGGCCCGCTGATGCTGCATGGAAGCATTCAAAGTGAAAAAAAATCTTCATATACCTTCCT